In the genome of Curtobacterium sp. MCLR17_036, the window ACCCCGTGCCGCTCGGCAACGTCTTCCGCCCCGACGTGGTCGGCACGACGCTGACCCAGGAGCAGGCGCTCTCCGGGGCGCCCGACTCCGACGGCGAACGGTTCCGTGTGACGGCCATCCTGGGAGAAGAGCAGTGACCGACGACATCACCCGCCTCAGCGCCGCGGCGCTCGCCGACGCCCTCGTGGCGCGCGACGTCTCCAGCGTCGAGGCCACGCAGGCCCACCTCGACCGCATCGCCGCGGTCGACGGCGACGTGCACGCCTTCCTGCACGTCAACCAGAACGCCCTCGCGGTGGCGAAGTCGATCGACTCGCGCCGCTCGGCGGGCGACGACCTCGGCCCCCTCGCCGGCGTGCCGATCGCGGTCAAGGACGTCCTGTGCACGCAGGACATGCCGACCACGTCCGGCTCGAAGATCCTCGAGGGCTGGGTGCCCCCGTACGACGCGACGCCGGTCGCGAAGCTCCGTGCCGCCGGCCTGGTGCCGCTCGGCAAGACGAACATGGACGAGTTCGCGATGGGCTCGACCACCGAGTTCTCGGCGTTCGGCCCCACGCACAACCCGTGGGACCTCGACCGGATCCCCGGCGGCTCCGGCGGTGGCTCCGCAGCCGCCGTCGCCGCGCACGAGGCGCCCCTCGCCCTCGGTTCCGACACCGGTGGGTCGATCCGGCAGCCCGGTGCCGTGACCGGCACGGTCGGCGTGAAGCCGACGTACGGCGGGGTCAGCCGCTACGGCTCGATCGCGCTGGCGTCCAGCCTCGACCAGGTCGGTCCGGTCTCCCGCACGGTCCTCGACGCCGCGCTCCTGCACGACGTCATCGGCGGGCACGACCCGCGCGACTCCACCTCGATCCCGGACGCCTGGCCCTCGATGGCCGCTGCGGCCCGCGAAGGCCTGCAGGCGG includes:
- the gatA gene encoding Asp-tRNA(Asn)/Glu-tRNA(Gln) amidotransferase subunit GatA produces the protein MTDDITRLSAAALADALVARDVSSVEATQAHLDRIAAVDGDVHAFLHVNQNALAVAKSIDSRRSAGDDLGPLAGVPIAVKDVLCTQDMPTTSGSKILEGWVPPYDATPVAKLRAAGLVPLGKTNMDEFAMGSTTEFSAFGPTHNPWDLDRIPGGSGGGSAAAVAAHEAPLALGSDTGGSIRQPGAVTGTVGVKPTYGGVSRYGSIALASSLDQVGPVSRTVLDAALLHDVIGGHDPRDSTSIPDAWPSMAAAAREGLQADTLRGLRVGVVKELAGGDGFQAGVTQRFQETVALLESAGAVVVEIDAPSFAYAISAYYLILPAEASSNLAKFDSVRFGLRVTPENGATVEDVMAATREAGFGPEVKRRIILGTYALSAGYYDAYYGSAQKVRTLVQRDFQAAFEQVDLLISPSAPTTAFPIGERIDDPLAMYLNDLTTIPANLAGVPGMSIPNGLAPEDSLPVGVQLMAPQREDARLYRYGAALERLLEQQWGRPLIDSIPDLDQSQQSAAQEGVI